The following proteins are co-located in the Thermus thermophilus HB8 genome:
- the groL gene encoding chaperonin GroEL (60 kDa chaperone family; promotes refolding of misfolded polypeptides especially under stressful conditions; forms two stacked rings of heptamers to form a barrel-shaped 14mer; ends can be capped by GroES; misfolded proteins enter the barrel where they are refolded when GroES binds): MAKILVFDEAARRALERGVNAVANAVKVTLGPRGRNVVLEKKFGSPTITKDGVTVAKEVELEDHLENIGAQLLKEVASKTNDVAGDGTTTATVLAQAIVREGLKNVAAGANPLALKRGIEKAVEAAVEKIKALAIPVEDRKAIEEVATISANDPEVGKLIADAMEKVGKEGIITVEESKSLETELKFVEGYQFDKGYISPYFVTNPETMEAVLEDAFILIVEKKVSNVRELLPILEQVAQTGKPLLIIAEDVEGEALATLVVNKLRGTLSVAAVKAPGFGDRRKEMLKDIAAVTGGTVISEELGFKLENATLSMLGRAERVRITKDETTIVGGKGKKEDIEARINGIKKELETTDSEYAREKLQERLAKLAGGVAVIRVGAATETELKEKKHRFEDALNATRAAVEEGIVPGGGVTLLRAISAVEELIKKLEGDEATGAKIVRRALEEPARQIAENAGYEGSVIVQQILAETKNPRYGFNAATGEFVDMVEAGIVDPAKVTRSALQNAASIGALILTTEAVVAEKPEKKESTPASAGAGDMDF; encoded by the coding sequence ATGGCGAAGATCCTGGTGTTTGACGAGGCTGCGCGCCGCGCCCTGGAGCGCGGGGTCAACGCGGTGGCCAACGCGGTGAAGGTCACCCTCGGTCCTCGGGGCCGGAACGTGGTCCTGGAGAAGAAGTTTGGCTCCCCCACCATCACCAAGGACGGGGTGACGGTGGCCAAGGAGGTGGAGCTGGAGGACCACCTGGAGAACATCGGGGCCCAGCTCCTCAAGGAGGTGGCCTCCAAGACCAACGACGTGGCCGGTGACGGGACCACCACGGCCACCGTCCTCGCCCAGGCCATCGTCCGGGAGGGCCTGAAGAACGTGGCCGCCGGGGCCAACCCCCTCGCCCTCAAGCGGGGCATTGAGAAGGCGGTGGAGGCCGCGGTGGAGAAGATCAAGGCCCTCGCCATCCCCGTGGAGGACCGGAAGGCCATTGAGGAGGTGGCCACCATCTCCGCCAACGATCCCGAGGTCGGCAAGCTGATTGCCGACGCCATGGAGAAGGTGGGGAAGGAGGGCATCATCACCGTTGAGGAGTCCAAGAGCCTCGAGACCGAGCTCAAGTTCGTTGAGGGGTACCAGTTTGACAAGGGGTACATCTCCCCCTACTTCGTCACCAACCCCGAGACGATGGAGGCGGTCCTCGAGGACGCCTTCATCCTCATCGTGGAGAAGAAGGTCTCCAACGTCCGTGAGCTCCTCCCCATCCTGGAGCAGGTGGCCCAGACGGGCAAGCCCCTCCTGATCATCGCCGAGGACGTGGAGGGCGAGGCTTTGGCCACCCTGGTGGTGAACAAGCTCCGGGGCACCCTGAGCGTGGCCGCGGTGAAGGCTCCCGGCTTCGGTGACCGCAGGAAGGAGATGCTCAAGGACATCGCGGCCGTCACCGGCGGCACCGTGATCTCCGAGGAGCTCGGCTTCAAGCTGGAGAACGCCACCCTCTCCATGCTGGGCCGGGCCGAGCGGGTGCGCATCACCAAGGACGAGACCACCATCGTGGGCGGCAAGGGCAAGAAGGAGGACATTGAGGCCCGGATCAACGGCATCAAGAAGGAGCTGGAGACCACCGACAGCGAGTACGCCCGGGAGAAGCTCCAGGAGCGCCTGGCGAAGCTCGCGGGTGGCGTGGCCGTGATCCGGGTGGGCGCCGCCACGGAGACCGAGCTCAAGGAGAAGAAGCACCGCTTTGAGGACGCCCTGAACGCCACCCGGGCCGCGGTGGAGGAGGGCATCGTGCCCGGCGGCGGCGTGACCCTCCTCCGGGCCATCAGCGCCGTGGAGGAGCTCATCAAGAAGCTGGAGGGCGACGAGGCCACGGGCGCCAAGATCGTGCGCCGGGCCCTGGAGGAACCCGCCCGCCAGATCGCCGAGAACGCCGGGTACGAGGGCTCCGTCATCGTCCAGCAGATCCTGGCCGAGACCAAGAACCCCCGCTACGGCTTCAACGCCGCCACCGGGGAGTTCGTGGACATGGTGGAGGCGGGCATCGTTGACCCCGCCAAGGTGACCCGCTCTGCCCTGCAGAACGCCGCCTCCATCGGCGCCCTCATCCTCACCACCGAGGCGGTGGTGGCGGAGAAGCCCGAGAAGAAGGAGTCCACCCCCGCCTCCGCGGGCGCCGGGGACATGGACTTCTAA
- the groES gene encoding co-chaperone GroES produces MAAEVKTVIKPLGDRVVVKRIEEEPKTKGGIVLPDTAKEKPQKGKVIAVGTGRVLENGQRVPLEVKEGDIVVFAKYGGTEIEIDGEEYVILSERDLLAVLQ; encoded by the coding sequence ATGGCCGCGGAGGTGAAGACGGTGATCAAGCCCCTAGGAGACCGGGTGGTGGTGAAGCGGATTGAGGAGGAGCCCAAGACCAAGGGCGGCATCGTGCTTCCCGACACCGCCAAGGAGAAGCCCCAGAAGGGCAAGGTGATCGCGGTGGGCACGGGCCGCGTCTTGGAGAACGGCCAGCGGGTGCCCCTCGAGGTGAAGGAGGGGGACATCGTGGTCTTCGCCAAGTACGGCGGCACCGAGATTGAGATTGACGGCGAGGAGTACGTGATCCTCTCCGAGCGCGACCTGCTTGCGGTCCTGCAGTAA
- a CDS encoding transposase — protein sequence MSPRSPRRKAKRLRTRRRHTWRRFPPLYLMDTTGLAYRSKDRLLRFRRGKEVRRVRGHARLLALMRWDRERRLLWPWGGVVGEGYAPDPRLGGEVLRRFPPSRGWLLADAGFDGKEVWGVLGEAGVRPVIRLRGGGEAREEARVRAREGWDPEVYRFRGVVEGVFGGMKTRLGGGYLWERKPWTAMARALLELIAYGLRVLLSLLPPPPGYKAIY from the coding sequence ATCTCGCCCCGGAGTCCTCGCCGGAAGGCGAAGCGGCTTCGGACGAGGCGCCGGCACACCTGGCGGCGCTTTCCCCCCCTCTACCTCATGGACACCACGGGGCTGGCCTACCGGAGCAAGGACCGGCTTCTCCGCTTTCGTCGGGGGAAGGAGGTGCGGCGGGTGCGGGGGCACGCGCGGCTTCTGGCCCTGATGCGGTGGGATAGGGAGAGGCGGCTCTTGTGGCCCTGGGGTGGAGTGGTGGGGGAGGGCTACGCCCCGGACCCCCGGCTTGGGGGGGAGGTGCTGAGGCGGTTTCCTCCTTCCCGGGGGTGGCTTTTGGCGGACGCGGGGTTTGACGGGAAGGAGGTGTGGGGGGTTTTGGGGGAGGCGGGGGTGCGGCCGGTGATCCGGCTTCGGGGCGGGGGCGAGGCCAGGGAGGAGGCGCGGGTGCGGGCGCGGGAGGGGTGGGACCCCGAGGTGTACCGGTTTCGCGGGGTGGTGGAGGGGGTGTTTGGGGGGATGAAGACGCGGCTGGGTGGGGGGTACCTTTGGGAGCGGAAGCCTTGGACGGCCATGGCGCGGGCGCTTTTGGAGCTCATCGCCTACGGCCTTAGGGTTCTTCTCTCCCTTCTCCCGCCCCCTCCGGGGTACAAGGCGATTTACTAG
- a CDS encoding TrmH family RNA methyltransferase — translation MRIESPQNPRVKALAALKERKERERTGRFLVEGRREVERALEAGLSLETLLLGPKARPEDRALAGGAEVLELSERALARVSTRENPAQVLGVFRLPRRSLAGVTLGAAPLVLVLLGLEKPGNLGAILRAADGAGADLVLVAEGVDLFSPQVIRNSTGAVFALPVYPVAEGEAARFLEEHNLPLVAATPEGERLYWEGDYRGGVAFLLGAEDKGLPEAWKRRAQVRVRIPMRGRADSLNVAVTAALLLYEALRQRSGGAPL, via the coding sequence GTGCGGATTGAAAGCCCGCAAAACCCCCGGGTAAAGGCCCTCGCCGCCCTCAAGGAGCGGAAGGAGCGGGAGCGGACCGGCCGCTTTCTCGTGGAGGGGCGGCGGGAGGTGGAAAGGGCCCTCGAGGCGGGCCTCTCCCTGGAGACCCTCCTCCTCGGGCCCAAGGCCCGCCCCGAGGACCGCGCCCTGGCCGGGGGCGCGGAGGTGTTGGAGCTTTCGGAAAGGGCCCTGGCCCGGGTCTCCACCCGGGAGAACCCCGCCCAGGTCCTCGGGGTCTTCCGCCTCCCCCGAAGAAGCCTCGCCGGGGTGACCCTCGGGGCCGCCCCCCTGGTCCTCGTCCTCTTGGGCCTGGAGAAGCCCGGCAACCTGGGGGCCATCCTCCGGGCGGCGGACGGGGCGGGGGCGGACCTCGTCCTGGTGGCCGAGGGGGTGGACCTCTTTAGCCCCCAGGTGATCCGCAACTCCACGGGGGCGGTCTTCGCCCTTCCCGTCTACCCCGTGGCGGAGGGGGAGGCGGCCCGCTTCCTGGAGGAACACAACCTCCCCCTGGTGGCGGCCACCCCCGAGGGGGAGAGGCTCTACTGGGAGGGGGACTACCGGGGAGGGGTGGCCTTCCTCCTCGGGGCGGAGGACAAGGGCCTCCCCGAGGCCTGGAAGCGGCGGGCCCAGGTGCGGGTGCGGATCCCCATGCGGGGGCGAGCGGACAGCCTCAACGTGGCCGTCACCGCCGCCCTCCTCCTCTACGAGGCCCTGCGGCAGCGTTCAGGGGGCGCACCCTTATAA
- a CDS encoding GNAT family N-acetyltransferase, translating to MGYVPPPTPQHGLEEGPVLLKDGRTALLRRASKKDLPLFVEFLRRLSPTSLRLRFFSPISPEKAAELLLSAKPEEEKVTLVVLLGEPPRIVATGEYVRVKGEDTAEVAFLVDDAFQGKGLGTLLLERLALIAAKRGVRRFQAFVLAENKQMLSVFMESGFRVRAHREGGEVEVEFEILMEEETARRFEWREKVSTIASLHPFFFPRGVAVVGASRDPESIGYRVLENLIFGRFQGPVFPVNEAIGREGGTVGPLLAYPGLESVPGPVDLVVVAVPKERVPEALEAAGRRGARGAIVLTTGFTPKEAQALADKARRLGMRLLGPGSLGLVHTHPGVRLAAGLAPLPKEGVLAISSQSGTLGRAVLAFAEEMGLGVASFVSLGAKADISSNDLLQFWEEDERTRVILLYLEHFGNPRRFSRLARRIGKKKPILAVHPSRDPLVRALFAQAGVVRANSLEEAFDVALLLAQGPLPENGRVRLISNASGPSNLALEALKEGGMEVEHVDLGSTADLEAFRRALAEAEASDAGSVFLLFVPMGFAPEEEVLGLLREVRGGKTYLACLMGLSSGRARVLGSVPVYRFPESAAIALARAWGYRRWREEPLFFPDFQDLRLEEARRLVEGKRALSQEEGEALLRAFGLSLGEEEGLRLRLLAEPHPLFGPVLVLVLPTPLGDQVLEQRLSPLTAKDAEELLRPLAGRVEGLPAYKELVLRVSRMLEELPQVERLLLELSGPRVAAFTISLRAD from the coding sequence ATGGGCTACGTCCCGCCCCCCACCCCCCAGCACGGCCTCGAGGAGGGCCCCGTCCTCCTCAAGGACGGACGCACCGCCCTCCTCCGCCGGGCCTCCAAAAAGGACCTCCCCCTTTTCGTGGAGTTCCTGAGGCGCCTTTCCCCCACCTCCTTGCGCCTGCGCTTCTTCTCCCCCATCTCCCCGGAGAAGGCCGCCGAGCTCCTCCTCTCGGCCAAGCCCGAGGAGGAGAAGGTGACCCTGGTGGTCCTCCTGGGGGAGCCCCCCAGGATCGTGGCCACCGGGGAGTACGTCCGGGTCAAGGGGGAGGACACCGCCGAGGTGGCCTTCCTGGTGGACGACGCCTTCCAGGGGAAGGGCCTCGGCACCCTCCTTCTGGAAAGGCTCGCCCTCATCGCCGCCAAGCGCGGGGTGCGCCGCTTCCAGGCCTTCGTCCTGGCGGAGAACAAGCAGATGCTAAGCGTCTTTATGGAAAGCGGCTTCCGCGTCCGGGCCCACCGGGAGGGCGGGGAGGTGGAGGTGGAGTTTGAGATCCTCATGGAGGAGGAGACGGCCCGGCGCTTTGAGTGGCGGGAGAAGGTCTCCACCATCGCCAGCCTCCACCCCTTCTTCTTCCCCCGGGGGGTGGCGGTGGTGGGGGCGAGCCGCGACCCGGAGAGCATCGGCTACCGCGTCCTGGAGAACCTCATCTTCGGCCGCTTCCAGGGGCCGGTCTTCCCGGTGAACGAGGCCATCGGGAGGGAGGGGGGGACCGTGGGGCCCCTCCTCGCCTACCCCGGCCTGGAGAGCGTCCCCGGGCCCGTGGACCTCGTGGTGGTGGCCGTGCCCAAGGAGCGGGTCCCGGAGGCCCTCGAGGCCGCGGGGCGCCGGGGAGCGCGGGGGGCCATCGTCCTCACCACGGGCTTCACCCCTAAGGAGGCCCAGGCCCTGGCGGACAAGGCGAGGCGGCTGGGGATGCGCCTTTTGGGCCCGGGCTCCCTGGGCCTCGTCCACACCCACCCCGGGGTGCGCCTGGCGGCGGGCCTCGCCCCCCTGCCCAAAGAGGGGGTCCTGGCCATCTCCAGCCAGTCCGGCACCCTGGGCCGGGCGGTGCTGGCCTTCGCCGAGGAGATGGGGCTTGGCGTGGCGAGCTTCGTCTCGCTTGGGGCCAAGGCGGACATCTCCTCCAACGACCTCCTCCAGTTCTGGGAGGAGGACGAGCGGACCCGGGTCATCCTCCTTTACCTGGAGCACTTCGGCAACCCCCGGCGCTTCTCCCGCCTCGCCCGCAGGATCGGGAAGAAAAAGCCCATCCTGGCGGTCCACCCCTCCCGCGACCCCTTGGTCAGGGCCCTCTTCGCCCAGGCGGGGGTGGTGCGGGCCAACAGCCTGGAGGAGGCCTTTGACGTGGCCCTCCTTTTGGCCCAGGGCCCCTTACCGGAGAACGGGCGGGTGCGCCTCATCTCCAACGCCTCCGGCCCCTCCAACCTGGCCCTCGAGGCCCTGAAGGAAGGGGGGATGGAGGTGGAGCACGTGGACCTGGGCTCCACGGCCGACCTCGAGGCCTTCCGCCGGGCCCTCGCCGAGGCGGAGGCGAGCGATGCGGGGAGCGTCTTCCTCCTCTTCGTGCCCATGGGCTTCGCCCCGGAGGAGGAGGTGCTGGGGCTTTTGCGGGAGGTGCGGGGAGGGAAGACCTACCTGGCCTGCCTCATGGGGCTTTCCTCGGGGCGGGCCCGGGTCCTGGGCTCCGTCCCCGTCTACCGCTTCCCCGAGTCCGCGGCCATCGCCCTCGCCCGGGCCTGGGGCTACAGGCGGTGGCGGGAGGAGCCCCTCTTCTTCCCCGACTTCCAGGACCTCCGCCTGGAGGAGGCGAGGAGGCTCGTGGAGGGGAAGCGCGCCCTCTCCCAGGAGGAGGGGGAGGCCTTGCTGCGCGCTTTTGGCCTCTCCCTGGGCGAGGAGGAGGGGCTTAGGCTCCGCCTTTTGGCCGAGCCCCACCCCCTTTTCGGGCCCGTCCTGGTTCTGGTCCTGCCCACCCCCCTGGGGGACCAGGTGCTGGAGCAGCGCCTCTCCCCCCTCACCGCCAAGGACGCGGAGGAGCTCCTCCGCCCCCTCGCGGGACGGGTGGAGGGGCTTCCGGCCTACAAGGAGCTCGTCCTCCGGGTCTCCCGGATGCTGGAGGAGCTTCCCCAGGTGGAAAGGCTCCTTCTGGAGCTTTCCGGTCCCCGGGTGGCGGCCTTTACAATAAGCCTCCGTGCGGATTGA
- the pgi gene encoding glucose-6-phosphate isomerase, giving the protein MLRLDTRFLPGFPEALSRHGPLLEEARRRLLAKRGEPGSMLGWMDLPEDTETLREVRRYREANPWVEDFVLIGIGGSALGPKALEAAFNESGVRFHYLDHVEPEPILRLLRTLDPRKTLVNAVSKSGSTAETLAGLAVFLKWLKAHLGEDWRRHLVVTTDPKEGPLRAFAEREGLKAFAIPKEVGGRFSALSPVGLLPLAFAGADLDALLMGARKANETALAPLEESLPLKTALLLHLHRHLPVHVFMVYSERLSHLPSWFVQLHDESLGKVDRQGQRVGTTAVPALGPKDQHAQVQLFREGPLDKLLALVIPEAPLEDVEIPEVEGLEAASYLFGKTLFQLLKAEAEATYEALAEAGQRVYALFLPEVSPYAVGWLMQHLMWQTAFLGELWEVNAFDQPGVELGKVLTRKRLAG; this is encoded by the coding sequence ATGCTCCGGCTGGACACCCGCTTTCTCCCGGGCTTCCCCGAGGCCCTAAGCCGGCACGGCCCCCTCCTGGAAGAGGCCCGCAGGCGCCTCCTCGCCAAGCGGGGGGAGCCGGGGAGCATGCTCGGCTGGATGGACCTCCCCGAGGACACGGAGACCCTGAGGGAGGTCCGCCGCTACCGGGAGGCGAACCCCTGGGTGGAGGACTTCGTCCTCATCGGCATCGGGGGAAGCGCCCTGGGGCCCAAGGCCCTCGAGGCCGCCTTCAACGAGAGCGGGGTGCGCTTCCACTACCTGGACCACGTGGAGCCCGAGCCCATCCTCAGGCTCCTCCGCACCCTGGACCCCAGGAAGACCCTGGTGAACGCCGTCTCCAAGTCGGGGTCCACGGCGGAGACCCTGGCGGGCCTCGCCGTCTTCCTGAAGTGGCTTAAAGCGCACCTGGGGGAGGACTGGCGGCGGCACCTCGTGGTGACCACCGACCCCAAGGAGGGCCCCTTGCGCGCCTTCGCCGAGCGGGAGGGGCTCAAGGCCTTCGCCATCCCCAAGGAGGTGGGCGGGCGCTTCTCCGCTCTCTCCCCCGTGGGGCTTCTCCCCCTGGCCTTCGCCGGCGCCGACCTGGACGCCCTCCTCATGGGGGCCCGTAAGGCCAACGAGACCGCCCTCGCCCCCCTCGAGGAGAGCCTGCCCCTAAAGACCGCCCTCCTCCTCCACCTCCACCGCCACCTCCCCGTCCACGTCTTCATGGTCTACTCGGAGAGGTTAAGCCACCTCCCCAGCTGGTTCGTCCAGCTCCACGACGAGTCCTTAGGGAAGGTGGACCGCCAGGGCCAAAGGGTGGGCACCACCGCGGTCCCCGCCCTCGGCCCCAAGGACCAGCACGCCCAGGTCCAGCTCTTCCGGGAAGGCCCTCTGGACAAGCTCCTCGCCCTGGTCATCCCGGAGGCCCCCCTCGAGGACGTGGAGATCCCGGAGGTGGAGGGCCTCGAGGCCGCCTCCTACCTCTTCGGCAAGACCCTCTTCCAGCTCCTGAAGGCGGAGGCCGAGGCCACCTACGAGGCCCTGGCCGAGGCGGGGCAGAGGGTCTACGCCCTCTTCCTCCCCGAGGTCTCCCCCTACGCCGTGGGCTGGCTCATGCAGCACCTCATGTGGCAGACCGCCTTCCTGGGGGAGCTCTGGGAGGTCAACGCCTTTGACCAGCCCGGGGTGGAGCTGGGCAAGGTTCTCACCCGCAAGCGGCTTGCGGGGTGA
- the pckA gene encoding phosphoenolpyruvate carboxykinase (ATP), whose protein sequence is MQRLEALGIHPKKRVFWNTVSPVLVEHTLLRGEGLLAHHGPLVVDTTPYTGRSPKDKFVVREPEVEGEIWWGEVNQPFAPEAFEALYQRVVQYLSERDLYVQDLYAGADRRYRLAVRVVTESPWHALFARNMFILPRRFGNDDEVEAFVPGFTVVHAPYFQAVPERDGTRSEVFVGISFQRRLVLIVGTKYAGEIKKSIFTVMNYLMPKRGVFPMHASANVGKEGDVAVFFGLSGTGKTTLSTDPERPLIGDDEHGWSEDGVFNFEGGCYAKVIRLSPEHEPLIYKASNQFEAILENVVVNPESRRVQWDDDSKTENTRSSYPIAHLENVVESGVAGHPRAIFFLSADAYGVLPPIARLSPEEAMYYFLSGYTARVAGTERGVTEPRATFSACFGAPFLPMHPGVYARMLGEKIRKHAPRVYLVNTGWTGGPYGVGYRFPLPVTRALLKAALSGALENVPYRRDPVFGFEVPLEAPGVPQELLNPRETWADKEAYDQQARKLARLFQENFQKYASGVAKEVAEAGPRTE, encoded by the coding sequence ATGCAACGTTTGGAAGCCCTCGGTATCCACCCCAAGAAGCGGGTCTTCTGGAACACCGTCTCCCCCGTCCTCGTGGAACACACCCTCCTCCGGGGAGAAGGCCTTCTCGCCCACCACGGCCCCCTGGTGGTGGACACCACCCCCTACACGGGGAGAAGCCCCAAGGACAAGTTCGTGGTGCGGGAGCCGGAGGTGGAAGGGGAGATCTGGTGGGGAGAGGTGAACCAACCCTTCGCCCCGGAGGCCTTTGAAGCCCTCTACCAGAGGGTGGTCCAGTACCTCTCCGAGCGGGACCTTTACGTCCAGGACCTCTACGCCGGGGCAGACCGGCGCTACCGGCTCGCCGTGCGGGTGGTGACGGAAAGCCCCTGGCACGCCCTCTTCGCCCGCAACATGTTTATCCTCCCCCGCCGCTTCGGCAACGACGACGAGGTGGAGGCCTTCGTCCCCGGCTTCACCGTGGTCCACGCCCCCTACTTCCAGGCGGTGCCCGAAAGGGACGGCACGCGGAGCGAGGTGTTCGTGGGGATCAGCTTCCAGAGGAGGCTCGTCCTCATCGTGGGCACCAAGTACGCCGGGGAGATCAAGAAGAGCATCTTCACCGTCATGAACTACCTCATGCCCAAGCGGGGGGTCTTCCCCATGCACGCCTCGGCCAACGTGGGAAAGGAAGGGGACGTGGCGGTCTTCTTCGGCCTCTCCGGCACCGGCAAGACCACCCTCTCCACCGATCCCGAGCGCCCCTTGATCGGCGACGACGAGCACGGCTGGAGCGAGGATGGGGTCTTCAACTTTGAGGGCGGGTGCTACGCCAAGGTAATCCGCCTCTCCCCGGAGCACGAGCCCCTGATCTACAAGGCCTCCAACCAGTTTGAGGCCATCCTGGAGAACGTGGTGGTCAACCCGGAAAGCCGCCGGGTCCAGTGGGACGACGACTCCAAGACGGAGAACACCCGCTCCTCCTACCCCATCGCCCACCTGGAGAACGTGGTGGAGTCGGGCGTGGCGGGCCACCCCAGGGCCATCTTCTTCCTCTCCGCCGACGCCTACGGGGTCCTTCCCCCCATCGCCCGGCTTTCCCCGGAGGAGGCCATGTACTACTTCCTCTCCGGCTACACCGCCCGGGTGGCGGGGACGGAGCGGGGCGTGACCGAGCCCAGGGCCACCTTCTCCGCCTGCTTCGGCGCCCCCTTCCTCCCCATGCACCCCGGGGTGTACGCGAGGATGCTGGGGGAGAAGATCCGGAAGCACGCCCCTCGGGTCTACCTGGTGAACACGGGCTGGACCGGCGGACCCTACGGGGTGGGGTACCGCTTCCCCCTCCCCGTGACCCGGGCCCTTCTGAAGGCCGCCCTCTCCGGGGCCTTGGAGAACGTCCCCTACCGCAGGGACCCCGTCTTCGGGTTTGAGGTGCCCCTCGAGGCCCCCGGCGTGCCCCAGGAGCTCTTAAACCCCCGGGAGACCTGGGCGGACAAGGAGGCCTACGACCAGCAGGCGCGGAAGCTCGCCCGCCTCTTCCAGGAAAACTTCCAGAAGTACGCCTCAGGGGTGGCCAAGGAGGTGGCCGAGGCCGGGCCCCGCACCGAGTGA
- a CDS encoding threonine/serine dehydratase — MPSLQDLYAAFRRIAPYTHRTPLLTSRLLDGLLGKRLLLKAEHLQKTGSFKARGALSKALALENPKGLLAVSSGNHAQGVAYAAQVLGVKALVVMPEDASPYKKACARAYGAEVVDRGVTAKNREEVARALQEETGYALIHPFDDPLVIAGQGTAGLELLAQAGRMGVFPGAVLAPVGGGGLLAGLATAVKALSPTTLVLGVEPEAADDAKRSLEAGRILRLEAPPRTRADGVRTLSLGERTFPILRERVDGILTVSEEALLEAERLLFTRTKQVVEPTGALPLAAVLEHGARLPQTLALLLSGGNRDFSP; from the coding sequence ATGCCTTCCCTCCAAGACCTCTACGCCGCCTTCCGCCGCATCGCCCCCTACACCCACCGCACCCCCCTCCTCACCTCCCGCCTCCTGGACGGGCTCCTGGGAAAGCGCCTCCTCCTCAAGGCCGAGCACCTGCAGAAGACGGGGAGCTTCAAGGCCCGGGGGGCGCTTTCCAAGGCCCTCGCCCTGGAAAACCCCAAGGGGCTCCTCGCCGTCTCCAGCGGCAACCACGCCCAGGGGGTGGCCTACGCCGCCCAGGTGCTCGGGGTAAAGGCCCTGGTGGTCATGCCCGAGGACGCGAGCCCCTACAAGAAGGCCTGCGCCCGGGCCTACGGGGCCGAGGTGGTGGACCGGGGGGTGACGGCAAAGAACCGGGAGGAGGTGGCCCGGGCCCTTCAGGAGGAGACGGGCTACGCCCTGATCCACCCCTTTGACGACCCCCTGGTCATCGCCGGGCAGGGGACGGCGGGGCTTGAGCTTCTGGCCCAGGCGGGGCGGATGGGGGTCTTCCCCGGGGCCGTCCTCGCCCCCGTGGGGGGCGGGGGGCTCCTCGCGGGCCTGGCCACGGCGGTGAAGGCCCTCTCCCCCACAACCCTCGTCCTCGGGGTGGAGCCTGAGGCCGCGGACGACGCCAAGAGAAGCCTGGAGGCGGGAAGGATCCTCCGCCTGGAAGCGCCCCCCAGGACCCGGGCGGATGGGGTGCGGACGCTAAGCCTGGGGGAGCGCACCTTCCCCATCCTGCGGGAAAGGGTGGACGGGATCCTTACGGTGAGCGAGGAGGCCCTCCTCGAGGCGGAGCGCCTCCTCTTCACCCGCACCAAGCAGGTGGTGGAGCCCACGGGGGCCCTTCCCCTGGCCGCGGTGCTGGAGCACGGGGCGAGGCTTCCCCAAACCCTCGCCCTCCTCCTCTCCGGGGGCAACCGGGACTTCTCTCCCTAG
- the carA gene encoding glutamine-hydrolyzing carbamoyl-phosphate synthase small subunit codes for MAGVKERAVLVLEDGTVYHGYAFGARGKTVGEVVFNTAQTGYQEIMTDPSYHGQIVVMTYPHQGNYGVNVYDMQSNRPWVRGFVAKEFSRVASNPRAQQTIGEFMEFYGVVGIEGIDTRALVRKIREGGVLKGTIAHASLFGAPDHAFTQEELEALRREAQAWTDIDGRDMTPEVSTPLPYAWPTLKSGRRIVVMDFGIKHAIVENLAALGFEVIVVPGKTPAHQIMALEPHGLLISNGPGDPTMPRYAHETIWKLMGLLPTFGICLGHQLLALAAGGRTFKMKFGHRGANHPVKNLQTGKIEITSQNHGYAVDIDSLKDFRPTHVNLNDGTLEGMAHARYPVFSVQYHPEAAPGPHDALYLFRRFLEEVEAFHGATGLPVEKQRADQHGI; via the coding sequence ATGGCTGGAGTGAAGGAGCGCGCCGTTTTGGTCCTGGAAGACGGGACCGTCTACCACGGTTACGCCTTCGGCGCCCGGGGGAAGACGGTGGGGGAGGTGGTCTTCAACACCGCCCAGACCGGCTACCAAGAGATCATGACCGATCCCAGCTACCACGGGCAGATCGTGGTCATGACCTACCCCCACCAGGGCAACTACGGGGTGAACGTCTACGACATGCAGTCCAACCGCCCCTGGGTGAGGGGCTTTGTGGCCAAGGAGTTCAGCCGCGTGGCCTCCAACCCCCGGGCCCAGCAGACCATCGGGGAGTTCATGGAGTTCTACGGGGTGGTGGGGATTGAGGGCATAGACACGAGGGCCCTGGTGCGGAAGATCCGGGAAGGCGGGGTGCTGAAGGGGACCATCGCCCACGCGAGCCTCTTCGGCGCCCCCGACCACGCCTTCACCCAGGAGGAGCTCGAGGCCCTGCGCCGGGAGGCCCAGGCCTGGACGGACATTGACGGCCGGGACATGACCCCCGAGGTCTCCACCCCCCTGCCCTACGCCTGGCCCACCCTGAAGTCGGGGCGGCGCATCGTGGTCATGGACTTCGGCATCAAGCACGCCATCGTGGAGAACCTGGCCGCCCTCGGCTTTGAGGTCATCGTGGTCCCCGGGAAGACCCCGGCCCACCAGATCATGGCCTTGGAGCCCCACGGCCTCCTCATCTCCAACGGGCCCGGCGACCCCACCATGCCCCGCTACGCCCACGAGACCATCTGGAAGCTCATGGGGCTTCTGCCCACCTTCGGCATCTGCCTGGGGCACCAGCTCTTGGCCCTGGCGGCGGGAGGGCGGACCTTCAAGATGAAGTTCGGCCACCGGGGGGCGAACCACCCGGTGAAGAACCTGCAGACGGGGAAGATTGAGATCACCAGCCAGAACCACGGCTACGCCGTGGACATTGACTCCCTCAAGGACTTCCGCCCCACCCACGTGAACCTGAACGACGGGACCCTCGAGGGCATGGCCCACGCCCGCTACCCCGTCTTCTCCGTCCAGTACCACCCCGAGGCCGCCCCGGGCCCCCACGATGCCCTCTACCTCTTCCGCCGCTTCCTGGAGGAGGTGGAGGCCTTCCACGGGGCCACGGGGCTTCCCGTGGAGAAGCAACGGGCGGACCAGCACGGGATTTAA